Part of the Planctomycetota bacterium genome, GGCTCTGGCAAAAGCGCACCGTCGACACCGCACTCGGCGAAGTGCCGGCGGTCAACGTCGACCCGCACCACATCGCCGACGCGGTGGCCGAGGTCTTGGCGAACGCCCTGCAACACACGCCCGACGGCGGGACCGTCACCGTCACCGCCAGCCACGACGCCGCGAGTGAACGGGTCATCCTCGCCATCGCCGACAACGGCAGCGGCATGAGCGAGCAGGTCAAGCAACACGCCTGCGACCCGTTCTTCAGCGCCAAGCCGGCCGGCCGCCGCCGCGGCATGGGCCTGGCCAAAGCCCTACGCCGAGTCGACGCCATCGGCGGCTGGCTCAAAATCGAAAGCCGCCCGGATCAGGGGACGCGTGTGAGCATCCTGCTCCCCGCCACCGACGAACCCGCGATCGCGGTCGAGGCGATGGCGAAGGCGGGGTAACAACTTCATGGACCGGCAGCTTGTGATTCACTCAGTGTATTGACTAGCGAACCCCGTCCAGGTTTACGCACCGATCTTCGAAGCGGCCAGGCAAAGCAACAAGAGAAAAATGGCCCAGTTCGACGGCAACATGGCAGTGCGAGGCATAAACATCAGCATTGTCCAAATGGACACGGAAAACCAAACAAACGGAACCATGTGGGGTTTCCCCACACACACATAAAAGCACGATCCTGCGAACGGAAGGTAAAACCAGTTCCAAAGCCAGTACGATCTGCTTACCTGTCGCCTTCCTACACTTCTCAAAACAAACGCGACAACAATCACAAGAACAAAAAACGCCCAAACAGGGACTACTGATTCACGTACGCCTTGCCAACCGATCAACGCGAAGTTGACGTGAACGCTGACAAATGAAACAAGGACAATCGCTAGGGACTCACTACTTACGGGCAAGAATGATTCTTCCGAACGACTCCCCCACATTCGGGTAAAGCAAATTCCAAATAGCGGAGCAAACACCACAAGCCCTGTCAGTGCATCAGCCGTTTTGTAGTGGATGACCTCAAAGCCAATCTCCCACAGCTCTCTTGTCCAATTCGTCCAGCCGGCTGCGAGCGGGAGCAAGATCTGCCCTATCGAATCACCGTGAACAAGGCCAAGGCTGCCAACAATCAATGCAAAGGCATGCCAACCTGGTAGCAAGACAAGGCTCGCGCGCCATATCTGTGTTCCGATCAGCTTGAAAATGCCCGCTACATCTTGCTCCAAAACGCACCCCCCCATATACCTAGATTTGGTCGATGACTCATTTGACCTCACGCCCCCACAAGCGCGTCTTGCACGTTGATGATCTCCGCGTCTTCGTTACGCCGCAGGCTCGTCAGCAGCCGTTTGCCCATGATCGTGTTGACGCGGATCTTTTCGTCGTCGACGACTTCGCGGTGGTGGACCTGGCTGTTGGCTTCGAGGAAGGCCAGCAGTTCGCCGTTGGTGGCGTCGACCAAAAGCGTCACGTCGGCCTGCTCGCCGCGGACGGCTTCTTCGACGGCGTGGCGGACGGCCTCGATGCCGGTGCCGGTCTTGGCACTGATCGGCAACGCCTCGGGGTGCAGCGCACGCCAGTACGGCATCTGCTGTTCACCCTCGGTCGTGTCGACCTTGTTGAGCAAAAGCAACTGCGGCTTGTCGTCGGCACCGATCTCTTCGAGCACCTGCAACACCGATTCGTAGTGCGTCTCGGCATGCGGGTGGCCGACGTCGATGACGTGCAACAGCAAGTCCGCATGCACGGCTTCCTCGAGCGTCGCCTTGAACGACGCGACCAGATCGTGCGGCAGGTCGCGGACGAAGCCGACGGTGTCGCTCAGCAGCACCTGGTCATTGCGCGTGATGTGCCAGGCGCGGGTCTTGGTGTCGAGCGTGGCAAACAGCTTGTCGTCCGCGTAGGTGCTGGCGTCGGTGACGGTGTTGAACAGCGTGCTCTTTCCGGCGTTGGTGTAGCCGACGACACAGACGGTGAAGTGAACGTTGTTGCGCTTCTCGACTTCGCGGGACTTTCGGGCTTGGACTTTGGCGATCTTCGCCTTGAGGTCGCCGATGCGTTTGCGGACGAGTCGGCGGTCGATTTCGAGCTGTTGTTCGCCGGGGCCGCGCGTGCCGATGCCAATCGCACCGCCGGCGGCGATGCGTTCGAGGTGGCCCCACATGCGGGTGAGCCGGGGGTAGGTATATTCCATTTGCGCGAGCTCGACTTGCAGCTTGGCCTCGTGCGTGGTGGCGCGGGCGGCGAAGATGTCGAGGATCAGCTCGGAGCGGTCGATGATCTTCACGCCCTTCAAGCGCGGCGATTTGAGCTCGCGGTTGATAAGCGTTTCGAGGCCGCCGATCTGCGCGGGGGACAGGTCGTTGTCGAAGATGACGAGGTTGGCCTTGTGCTTCTTGGCAGCGCGGGCGATCTCCTTGGCCTTGCCGGTGCCGACGTAGAGGCCGGGGTGCGGGGTGTCGCGGTTCTGGGTGACGCGCGCGGCCTCGACCGCGCCGGCGGTCTTGGCCAGCGAGGAAATTTCGCCCATCGGGTCGCGCGGGTCGGCCGTCGAATCCGGCAGCGTCACCTGCACCAACACCGCCCGCTCGTCGCCGACTTTCAGTTCCGTTCGCTTCAGATCACTCACGCCAGGTCTCCTCTGTCCGATCACCTTAACAATCGGGCGTTAACACGATGCTAGCATCCGCCCATGCGACCCACTGGTAAGGAAGCCACCAAAGTCAACAAACGATATACCGCCGGGGTGCTGGCGTATCTCGACGAGCAGATGGAGACGCTGCGCGACCAGATGCCCGCGGCGATCGACAAGGAGAACGAGAAAGCCGTCCACCGCAGCCGAGTGGCGACGCGTCGGCTCAAGAGCGGCCTGGGCATGCTCGAACCGCTGCTGCCCGATGCCAAGGCGAAGAAGCTGCTGGTCACCGGCAAGAAGCTCCGCCGTCGGCTCGGCCCGGTCCGCGACCTCGACGTGATGATCGGCCACCTCGGCGACCTGCCCGCGGCCCAGCGCCGCCGCTTCGCCCCGTCGATCACGTTCCTCCGCGAGAAGCTCGAAGCCCAACGCCCGAAGGTTCGCAAGGGCCTGCATAAAGGCCCCGACCCCGACGCACTGCTCGAAACCTTCGGCGGCTGGTGGGTCGTGCGGCAACAGGTGCTCGGCCTGGCCGACGCGGTGTGGGCGACGCTTTCGAGCAACGTCCATGACCAGCTGCACGAGTTCGCGCGTCAGGCCGATGAGTGCGCGGGGGTGACCGAGCCGAATCCCGATGGGCCGAAGCTCGACGTCCACGAGCTGCGCATCGCCGGCAAGGCGCTGCGTTACACGCTGGAGATCGCCGACTCCGCCGGCGTGCATCTGCCCAAGACCGTCGCCCGGCAGTTCAAAGCGATGCAGGACGACCTCGGGCTTTGGCACGACTTCGTCATCCTCGCCGACCGTGCGGTGCGCGAGGCGATCGACGCGGAACTCGTGCTGCATGAGTCGGAGCTGGCCCGCAACATCCTCGACATGGGCAAGGCCCTGCTCACACTCAGCGAGCGCCACCTGGAGAAGTTCCGCAAGCACTGGCGCGACAACGGCAAGACGCTGGTCGAGACCGTGCATGCCGCGTTCCCCGTCACCGCGGAAGCCGAGGGGCCGGCCGAAGCCGCTCAACCCGATACCGAAACCACCGTCGAGCAAGACCCGGCCCCCGAGTTGGAGTTCATCCGCAGCGACCGCCCCACTGCCGCCGACGAAACAACCGTGCCGGCGTCGTCGTAGAAAGCGCTCAGCCTTCCGGCGTGTGGAAAGCCCACGCCTTCAGGCGTGGGTCCGCGTCGCCGTCGACCGACCCACGGCTGAAGCCGTGGGCTTTCTACTTGCTCTATCCTCTTGATCGGATGCGTGCGTTTTCCAGCGTTCACTACTACACCCCCCTGCCGGCCGGGCATGTGTTCCCGATGCAAAAGTTCCCGCAGTCGGCGGCCTGGCTGGTCGCTGACGGCACGATCGCACGAGCCGAAGACCCCGGGATGATCGCGCGGACCGACCTGCTGCGTGTGCACACAGCCGAGTACGTCGACGCGATCCGTGATGCGACGCTCGATGAACAGACTGCACGCAAGCTCGGACTGCCGACAGGCAACGGACTTTCGCTACGCAGCCACGCGGCGGCAGCCGGGACACTCGCCGCGGCGCAGGCCGCGCTCACCAACGGCATCGCCGCCAACCTCGCCGGCGGCACGCATCACGCCTTCGCCGACCGCGGCGAGGGCTTCTGCGTCTTCAACGACGTCGCCATCGCCATCCGCGCCCTGCGCAACGACGAGCCCTGGCTGCGCGTCATCGTCGTCGACCTCGACGCCCACCAGGGCAACGGCACCAACGCGCTCTTCGCCGAAGACCCCGCGACGTTCACGTTCAACATGCACGTCGGCCGCAACTACCCGTCGACGAAAGTTCCCGGCGACATCGACATCGGCCTGCCACGCTTCGTCGACGGCCCGCGCTACCTCAGCGAACTCCGCACCGCCCTGCCCGAAGCCATCCGCCGCGCCGATGCCGACCTGGCGTTTTACGTCAGCGGCGCCGACCCGCACGAGGAAGACCGCTTCGGCCAGATGCGCTTGACCACGGCCGAGATGGCCGAACGCGACCGCCACACCATCGGCACCCTCCGCGACGCCGGCCTGCCCGTCTGCGTGTTGTACGGCGGCGGCTACTCCCGCGTCCCGGGGATGACCGCGGCGCTGCACTGCCAGACGGTGCGAATTGCCGCGATCATCGGGTAGACTCAACGCGTGGCTGAGCTTCACGTATCTGCGACTGACGGGCGGATCGAACTGCCCAACGGCGGTGTGATCGGCGCGGTATTGACACCGCCACTGCTCGCGTCGAGCCCGGCACTGCGCGATGCGAGGGAATGGGATGCGGGCACGCGTCCGTTCATGCACTACGATCTTCGCAACGCAGGAACGCACGACGGTCGGCCTGTTCTTGCGCGTTTGAGCTTCCACGAAGCCTTGCTCCTGCGGGTGCATGTGACGGTCAGCCACTACCCGCCCGAGGCAAAAGGCTGGGAGTCGTACTCGCTTGAGATTGAGTCAGCGGCCAAGGCGTGCCATGACGAACTCTGCCGCGGTTGGTTTGATGGGTTGGCCCGTGCGAAGCGTGTTGGCAGCTCCGATCCGAACGGCGTCGGTCCGGCGTTGGAGTGGTCCTTCGATTGGGGCACGGTCGGCTCGTACCACGACGACCGCGGCGGCGACACATTCATCGGGATCGCGTACGGCAATCGATTGGCCGAGGCTCAGCGGCGATACCGGAGAAGCGAACAGCGGCGCGACATAGCTCGAACGTGGCAGGCCGTGCCTGCCCTACGCGGAGACCAGACGTTCGATCTCGCGGCGGGCGCGTTCTTGTTTGGGGTAGCGGATTTCGCGGTAGCCGGTGACTTCCTGGGGGGCGCGCAGGACGTGCAACGCGCGGTCGTAGCCCTCGGTGGTGGTGAGGTCGAGCTTGGGGAGTTGGCGTAGGAAGAAGTCGCGGAAGCCGGTCTCGCGGCCGTGCCAGCCGGGGAGCTTGCGGACCAGGCGACCCTTGGCCGCGAGCTTGAGCATCCACGGCTTGGTCTTGAAGTTGAGCCGAAGCTTCCACGGGCCAATCGGCACCTCGGGGGAGTTGTGGTGCGTGTACTCGATGCGGTCGCCGTTGGCCTCGTCGATGGCGTACTTCTTCTTGTCACGCTCGTACTTCTCCGGCCGGCTCAGCAGGTGGGCGACCCACGGCTCGTCCTTGATCAGCATCACCTTCGCGACCGACCAGACCGCGGCATGGGCGGCTTCATACTTCTGGTCGGCACTATCACGCCGGTACACGCCGCGCACCGCGTCGAGGTAACGCTTGGCGTACTGCGGCCCGCCCCAGCTCAGCGTGTCGTACACGCGGATCAGCAGGTCGTACATGCCCTCGTCGGAGAGGTTGGGCATGACTTTCACGGCATGGCCGCAGA contains:
- the hflX gene encoding GTPase HflX, whose amino-acid sequence is MSDLKRTELKVGDERAVLVQVTLPDSTADPRDPMGEISSLAKTAGAVEAARVTQNRDTPHPGLYVGTGKAKEIARAAKKHKANLVIFDNDLSPAQIGGLETLINRELKSPRLKGVKIIDRSELILDIFAARATTHEAKLQVELAQMEYTYPRLTRMWGHLERIAAGGAIGIGTRGPGEQQLEIDRRLVRKRIGDLKAKIAKVQARKSREVEKRNNVHFTVCVVGYTNAGKSTLFNTVTDASTYADDKLFATLDTKTRAWHITRNDQVLLSDTVGFVRDLPHDLVASFKATLEEAVHADLLLHVIDVGHPHAETHYESVLQVLEEIGADDKPQLLLLNKVDTTEGEQQMPYWRALHPEALPISAKTGTGIEAVRHAVEEAVRGEQADVTLLVDATNGELLAFLEANSQVHHREVVDDEKIRVNTIMGKRLLTSLRRNEDAEIINVQDALVGA
- a CDS encoding histone deacetylase, with amino-acid sequence MRAFSSVHYYTPLPAGHVFPMQKFPQSAAWLVADGTIARAEDPGMIARTDLLRVHTAEYVDAIRDATLDEQTARKLGLPTGNGLSLRSHAAAAGTLAAAQAALTNGIAANLAGGTHHAFADRGEGFCVFNDVAIAIRALRNDEPWLRVIVVDLDAHQGNGTNALFAEDPATFTFNMHVGRNYPSTKVPGDIDIGLPRFVDGPRYLSELRTALPEAIRRADADLAFYVSGADPHEEDRFGQMRLTTAEMAERDRHTIGTLRDAGLPVCVLYGGGYSRVPGMTAALHCQTVRIAAIIG
- a CDS encoding CHAD domain-containing protein; amino-acid sequence: MRPTGKEATKVNKRYTAGVLAYLDEQMETLRDQMPAAIDKENEKAVHRSRVATRRLKSGLGMLEPLLPDAKAKKLLVTGKKLRRRLGPVRDLDVMIGHLGDLPAAQRRRFAPSITFLREKLEAQRPKVRKGLHKGPDPDALLETFGGWWVVRQQVLGLADAVWATLSSNVHDQLHEFARQADECAGVTEPNPDGPKLDVHELRIAGKALRYTLEIADSAGVHLPKTVARQFKAMQDDLGLWHDFVILADRAVREAIDAELVLHESELARNILDMGKALLTLSERHLEKFRKHWRDNGKTLVETVHAAFPVTAEAEGPAEAAQPDTETTVEQDPAPELEFIRSDRPTAADETTVPASS